Part of the Halorhabdus utahensis DSM 12940 genome, AACTGCCCCTCCAGTGGCGTAAACTCGACGACGTTACCGAGAAACTCGATCGTGTCGCCGTAACCGTTGCCCGTCCGACCGGTCACCGTCCAGGTTCCGTCGTCGTTTTTTGCGACGTCTTCGTTGCTCGTCTCCGCGGTGAGATCGGTGTCGTTGATCACCCTGAAGATCTCGCCCGTCGTCCGTAACGAGTACGTGACAGAGCCGTCCGGCGGCGTCGTGATCTCGAGTCGCCTGGTCGGCGGTTCGACCAGTTCCTCACGCGAGATCGCATTACCGTTTCGGTAGAGTTGATAATCGCCACCGTCAACCTGAAAGGAGTGAACGTCGCCGTCGAGTTCGAACGCATCTGCGTATCCATCGGCGGTCGATCCGGTTACCTTCCACATCCCGTCGTCGTTCTTCTGGATGTGTTCTTCGTACGTCTCAGCGTCAGTCACGCTGTTTTCCTCGAGCAACGCGACAGTGTCGCCACAGGTGAATTGATACTGGATGTCTATCCCTTCCGGAGCGACGATCTCGAGTCGATCTGATTGCTCCTGGGCGTCACCGCGAGACATGACGACCGTGGAAGCGACAAGCCCGCCGCCGGAAAGCTGCAATAGCCGGCGACGACTGAGTGTTCTCTCTCGTGTGTCAGTCCCCCGCTCGTCAGTAGGATCCCCCTTCTGTTGTACCATAGTTAAGCATCACTTACTTACTGGAAAGAGAGTTTTTACGGCTCAACGCAGATTGGTGGTGTGTTGATACCGTTTGTATCGGCGTGAATGCAACATATCTACGGGATTGGTCCCCCAAATCATCGACTGACCCCTGCCTTCAAACTCTATTCCCCCAGCGTGTAACTGTTTAAGGAAGTCTGGTTGATAAATCTGCCGATCGTCGGACAGTTATCGAGTCTGCTCACAGACGTTCGAGTGACCAGGGATTCCCACTGAAGCACCGTCGGACGACTCCTGCGGCGAAGTGCCTCCCTGGACGGACGGGATCACGAGAAGTTGGGTGCTGGTGAACTGCCTAGGACCCCAGTAAGAAGAGTATACCCTTGTAAACAGTCCGTCTGCCCATGTGAATAGATGGAACAGCACGACGCACGGACGATCAACCGGCTGGAAGACGGTGTCGAGGACGATCGCGTGGAACGACCCCGCCGATGGCGGTTAGTTCCACCGGCCATAACGCCGATTGCGTTACGAGACGTCTGCAGCGGCCTCCTCGACAGTATACGAAGAAAGGCACGTGACGGGTTCCAACGGGATATGGAAGCGTTTTTCGACGCCGATACGTCCGCGACGTACACGTCCTACCGCCGCGCGCTTGCCAGTTGCGTTCACGAACTGCGTGCCAATACGCCAGACGAGTGTCGCGAGGTCCTCATTCCCGCGTTCTGCAGTCCGGACTTCCCCGAGACGATCGAAGGTGTCGGTCTCGAAGCGGCTCGGTATGACGTCGATCCAACCACTCTCGCTGCAAACCCCTCCGCCATCGAAGCGGCGGTCACTGAACACACACTCGCCGTCGTCGCCGTCAACGTCCTTGGATACACGTCACCGATGGAGACCCTTGCGGAGACGTGTTCGGATCGGGACGTCTTTCTCATCGAGGCGCTCGGCTACGCGCCAGGGACTGAATACAAGGGACAGCGCCTGGGCACGTTCGGCGACTGTGCGGTGTTGAACTTCCAGCAGGGAAAGCCGATTCCGGTCGGTGGCGGAATGATACTCAGTCAAAATCCTGATCTCGCCTTTAGCGATCAAGGACGCTCCCGGACCAGGGCCAACGTCGGCGCAATCACCGGCTATGCGCTCCTATCCCGGCCACGCCGGTACTACGCCTACACGCGGGCGAAAGAATGGCTCGACCGATTCGGACGGCTGAACTGGCGACCCACGACGCATCCAGAATCCAAATTTGCAGTCGAATACGACCCGCCGTTTGCGACAATGTCCGATTTCCAGGGCGCGATCGCCAGCCGCGTATTCGACCGCCTCGAAGACAATCGGGAGCAGCGCGCGAAGACGGCACAGTTCTACACCGAAGCGCTGTCGACCTGCCCGAAGGTGAGGAGTATCGACCCGATCGGCGGACTCACCAGACATCAGTACGTCAGATTCCCGCTAATTGCCGAGACGCAACCGCTTCGCGATCGGATCGGCCAGGCGCTCAACGAGGCTGGAATACAGGCCACGACGCTGTATGACTGGCCCATGATCGATCCCACATCGTTCCCCGGTGCCGGGAAACTCCAGCGGCACATCCTCACGCTCCCAACCCACCCATACGTCGACGAGAGAGACAGGCGACTTGTCGTCGAGACGATTCGGACGGCCGTTGCCCGAGACACGACCGATACTCACAGCGGGTAAACCAATCATTTCGATCCTTGAACAGTCGGTAAATGGCCATATCTGTCAGTAACTCACAGGTCAAATCGGCTGCATGCAGGGCAATCAGTCCACATCCATCCGCTAATTTATCAATCTGCATTTTCGCCAGCCATTGATGTCGTCAGACATTGCTTACCGCCCGCAAGCTGAGAATAACAATCATATTCCCAAATGGATTCATCCTCGTGACTGAACCAGTTTCGCCTCCCGAACGAGTATCGATGTCGGTGACTGACCCTGCAAAGACGACGCTGTCTCCGAGCGACGCCGTTTCGACGGCGATGGGGCTGAGGGCGTGCTGCAGCGTCCTGCAATCCGCACAGCCGTCATCGGAGGTGGTGGCGTGACTGACGACGTTCTCGCTGCGGGCGTGATCGGTGTGGGGAGTATGGGCCAACACCACGCCCGG contains:
- a CDS encoding DegT/DnrJ/EryC1/StrS family aminotransferase gives rise to the protein MEQHDARTINRLEDGVEDDRVERPRRWRLVPPAITPIALRDVCSGLLDSIRRKARDGFQRDMEAFFDADTSATYTSYRRALASCVHELRANTPDECREVLIPAFCSPDFPETIEGVGLEAARYDVDPTTLAANPSAIEAAVTEHTLAVVAVNVLGYTSPMETLAETCSDRDVFLIEALGYAPGTEYKGQRLGTFGDCAVLNFQQGKPIPVGGGMILSQNPDLAFSDQGRSRTRANVGAITGYALLSRPRRYYAYTRAKEWLDRFGRLNWRPTTHPESKFAVEYDPPFATMSDFQGAIASRVFDRLEDNREQRAKTAQFYTEALSTCPKVRSIDPIGGLTRHQYVRFPLIAETQPLRDRIGQALNEAGIQATTLYDWPMIDPTSFPGAGKLQRHILTLPTHPYVDERDRRLVVETIRTAVARDTTDTHSG